The genome window GCGCCGGCCCGCCGGCCTCGATCGCCGCGAGGTCGGCGATCGGCGCGGCGACCAGCCGGTCGGCGCCGCGCGCCAGCCGCGCGGTCGCGCCGAACTCGGCCAGATGGAGCAGCGTGATCTCCGCCCCGGGCCAGGTCTCCTTGGCGCGGGCGAGGAGCGGGAGGGTCATCGCGATGTCCCCCATCCGCGTCAGCTGCACGACGAGCAGCCGCGGCGCCCTCCCCGCCCCGGCGGTCATTCCGGATACATCCCGAGTTCGCGCAGCACGGAGATCTTGTCCCGCCAGTCCTCCCGCACCTTGACCCAGAGCCGGAGGAAGACGCGCGTCCCGAGAACCGATTCGAGCTCGAGCCGGGCCTTGGTTCCGACTTCCTTGAGCCGGGCGCCGTGGGCGCCGATGACGATCGCCTTCTGGGAGTCGCGCTCGACGAGGATCGCGGCGTGGATCTCCGCCAGCCCGTCGTCGCGCCGCTCCATCCGCTCGATCGCCACGGCGACCGAGTGCGGCACTTCCTGGCGCAGGCCGACGAGCAGCTTCTCGCGGATGATCTCGGCCACGAAGCGCCGGTCGTCCTGGTCGGTGACGAAGTCGTCCGGGTAGAGCGGCGGGCCGAGCGGCAGCAGCGCCGTGGCGACCTTGAGCAGCTCGTCGCAGTTGTCGCCGGAAAGGGCCGAGACCGGCACGACGTCGCGGACGTGGAACTCCGACACCGCGCGCTCGATCATCGGCAGCAGCTTCCCCTTGTTCATCAGGTCCACTTTGTTGAGGGCCATGAGCACGGGGCGGGACTCGCGCGCCGGGTCGAGCTGCTCGAGCACGAAGACGTCGCCGGGGCCGATCCCGGTCGAGGCGTCCACGACGACGACGATCACGTCGGCGTCGGCCGCGGCGCTCCGCGCGGCCTCGTTCATCAGCTCGCCCATCTGGTGCTGCGGCTTGTGCAGCCCGGGGCTGTCGATGAAGGCGATCTGCGCGTTGGGGGTGGTCCGCACGCCGAGGACCCGCGTGCGGGTCGTTTGCGGCACGGCGGAGACGATCGCGACCTTCCGGCCGACGAGTTGATTGAGCAGGGTGCTCTTCCCGACGTTGGCCCGGCCGACGAGGGCGACGAAGCCGGAGCGGTGGTCGGGGGGAACGGGGCGTTCGACCGGGAAGCCGGTCGGATCGAGGCTGATTTCGTCCATGGCGGGTTATTCTATCCTGTCTTCGCCACCCGTCCTTAACCGACGCGCAGGGGAGGCTGGCGCGCCCCGATTGTCGCCACCCCGCTCAAGATCCCTCCGCGCCTGCCTCCCGACGTGAACCTCGCTACACCTTGCCTTCCCCCCGCGCCCGAACCGCTGGCCGCCGTCGAACCACCCTTCCTGTTCGGTGCGCGGCACGTCGCAACGCTGCCGCTTCGATTGCCTGTCCGCGGAGCCCTGGTTTTGCCGAACGATGGGAGGTCGGCCGTCGAGGGGGGGCCGGCGGAACCCTCGAGTTCCAGGGTCCGACGGCCCCCCCTCGACGACCGACCGACGGCGCCGCAAGGAACGCGGGCATTGCCGCGCAAGGCAAGGAGTCGCGAGGTCCACGTCGGGAGGCAGGCGCGGAGGGGGCCCGAACGCGGACACGATCATCGGGGCGCGCCAGCCTCCCCTGCGGATCGTCCGTTGATTGCCGGAAGGAACGCGGGCCTTTCCGCCGGAGTTACGCCGCAGGATGGGCGCCGCGGAACTGACGTTGCAGGCGGAAGATCTCGGGGAGGCGGGACAGCTCGCGCATCGAGGCGAAGATCGCGGCGCTCATCATCGCCGCGTAGATCCGGTCGTCCGACGACCAGGCGCAGATCGCCACCGCCGCCGCGACCGCCGCGAAGACCAGCGCCGCCCGGTTGCGGATCAGCGCGCGGCTCTCCTGCAGCAGTTCCTCTTCCGAGGCCGAGTTCCCTTCGTGCCGCGCCGCGCGGATCGCGCGCGCCTCGACCTGCCCGACGAGCGCGCCGCCAAGCAGCGCCAGCCCCTGCCCCATCGCCATCGCCGAATCGTCCATCGCCGCCAGGACCGCGTACGGAAGGCACGGCGCGACGGCGAGGAACGCCGGCAGCACGTCGGCGCGCGACAGGCGCCGCGCGGCGCCCGTGCCGGCGAGGCCGATGCAGATCCACGGAATCCAGCGCTCGAGCCCCAGGTCGAGGTGCCCCTCGCCCCAGAAGCCGATGTCGATCGCCGCCGCGGAAAGGGCGAGCGCCCCGAGATAGGCCGCGGCCCAGACCCACCGCGCCGTGCGCCCGGCGACCGCGCGCCGCTCCAGAATGAACGCCGCGAGGCCGCCGAAGGCGATCGTCGAAAGGAGGACCGGCTTCCAGGTGTGCGGCACGAGCCACGCCGAGTCCGGCACCTCGATCGTCATCGAGATGATCTCGTTCGCCGCCGGGATCGTCGTCAGCCCGGCCGCGATCGCCATCCCCGACCAGAGGCGCCACGCCTCCTCGTCGCGCGGCGTCGTCGGCGCCCCGGCCCGCGCCGCGAGCCGCCGCCAGACCGCCGCGCCGCCGGTGACGAAGATCAGCGCCGCCGCGGGGACCGCCAGCTCGAACGTCCGGTCGTAATAGGCGCGGTCGAACTCCAGCCCCTCCTCCTCGAGCGAGAGCGGCTTGTGCACGACGAACAGCACGAACGAGACGATCGTGAGGAACATCGTGCCGACGCCGGCGGCGACGACCGTCCGGAAGAAGATCCGCGCCCAGCGCGCCCGCGCCTGCTCCCGTCCGCGCCGCGCGCGGAAGACGCCCCACGCGTCGGCGAAGAGCGCGGCGAGCAGCAGCAGCAGGCAGAGATAGAGCAGCGCCAGCGCCGGGGCGGCGGGCCAGAAGACGGGACTGTCGTGATGCAGGCGTTCGAGCATACGTTTCTACGGATTCTCCTCGACGCGGACGGCGCGGACTTGAGCCACGCGGCGGCCGCGAAGGCGCGTGACCTCCAGCCGAAGCCCCGGCGCGGCCTCGACGACGTCGCCGAGCCGCGGCAGGCGCCCCAGCCGCGCGAAGACCAGCCCGCCGACCGTCTCCACCCCCTCGGCCGTCAGTTCCTTCCCCGTCCGCTCCTCGAACTCCTCGAGCGGGACGAGCCCGTCCACGAGCAGCGCTCCCTTGCCGTCGGCGCGGATCGGCTCCTCGTCCGGCTCGTGCTCGTCGCGGATCTCGCCGACGATCTCCTCGACCAGATCCTCGAGGCTGACGATCCCCGCGGTGCCGCCGTACTCGTCCACGACGACGGCGATCTGCTGCCGCTCCTCCTGCAGTTCCCGCAGCAGCTCGAGGACCTTCTTCGTCGCCGGCACGTGGAGCGCGGGCCGCGCGAGGCTCCGCGCCCGCACGTCGCCGCCGACCGGGGCGAGATGCGGCAGCAGGTCGCGCACCGGCAGCACGCCGACGATCTGGTCGAGGCCGCCGTCGTGCACGAGCAGGCGGGAGTGCCGCGAGGAGGAGAAGACCTCGGCCGCCGCGGCGAGCGTCGCGTCGGCGGAGACGGCGACGACCTCGACCCGCGGCGTCATCACCTCGCGCACCGTCACGTCGCCGGCGTCCACGATCTCGCGCAGGAGGGCGCTCTCTTCCTTCTCGAGGATTCCCCCCTCCTCCGCGTCGCGGATGTACTCCTCGAGCTGCTCCTCGCGCGCCTCCTCGTCGTCCTCGCGGCGCGCGTCGCCGCGCCGCCGCTCGACCTGCCGCTCGTGCGCCCGCGCCAGCGGCGTCGTCGCCGGGCCGAGCAACGCGTCCACCAGCCGCAGCAGCGGCGCCGCGGCGCGCAGGATCCGCTCCGGCGCCCGCGGCGCGAGCGCCGACTCGGCGATCCGCCCGACGAGGGCGACGCCGACCGCGCCGAGCGCCCCGGCGAGCAGCGCGTGGCCGCGCAGCGGCCCGAGGGCCAGCGTCAGCACGGAGGCGAAGCCGGCCAGCGACCGCGCCAGCATCAGCGCGTTCCACGCGCGCGAGCCGGGGTCGAGCGGCTCGTCGAGCCCGCGGGCGGCGACGACCCGCTCCGCGGCCAGATGGCCGGCGACGAGCCGCGCGCCGACGGCGAGCGCGAGCGCGAGGTAGACGAGAAGCGCGACGCCGAACGCCGCCCACCAGAGCGCGGCGGCGCCGTCCACGGGCGCGGCGGGCACGGGAGGGACGGGCATCGCGGGACTCAGCGCGGCGGAAGCAGCTCGCGCCGCAGCCGGCGTTCGAGCGCCTCCATCTCGCCGTTGTCGGTCTCGTGGTCGTAGCCGAGCAGGTGGATCAGCCCGTGCAGCGCGAGCAGCGCCGCCTCCCGCTCCGCCGAATGGCGCCGCTTCGACGCCTGGCGGCGGGCCACGGCGTAGCAGAGGGCGATGTCGCCGATGTGCCTGCGGCCGTCGGGCGCGACCGCGCCCGAAGGGAACGACAGCACGTCGGTCGGGCGGTCCTTGCCGCGCCACTCGCGGTTGAGGGCGTGGATCTCCTCCTCGTCCACGAACCGCAGCACGACGTCCCCCGGCCCGACGTCCAGCGCCTTTCCGGCCGCGCCGAGCGTCGTCCGGGCCGCCGCCTTCGCGGCCGCCGGCGCCTCGCCCCCCGCGACGATCGTCACCCTCATGCCAGTCCCTTTCCGTCGCCGTCGCCGCCGGCTTCCGGATCGTCGGGGGCGGCCGTCGCGGCGAGCGCCGGCGCGTCCGCCGCCTCCGGCCCCTCGGCCGAGGCGCGGCGCTCGTCGTCCCGCGCCTCGTAGGCCTGGACGATCCGCTGCACCAGGGCGTGGCGGACGACGTCCTCCTTCGCGAACTGGACGATCGCGATCCCCTCGATCCCGGCGACGAGATCCCGCGCGTCCACCAGGCCCGACGTCTTTCCCGTCGGCAGGTCCACCTGCGTGATGTCGCCGGTGACGACGGCGCGCGAGCCTTCGCCGATCCGCGTGAGGAACATCTTCATCTGCTCGGGGGTTGTGTTCTGCGCCTCGTCGAGGATCACGAAGCTGTCGTTGAGCGTGCGGCCGCGCATGAAGGCCAGCGGCGCGACCTCGATCACCCCCTGCTCGATCATCTTGCGCGAGCGCTCGTCCCAGATGTCGTAGAGCGCGTCGTAGAGCGGGCGGAGATAGGGATCGACCTTCTGCGCGAGGTCGCCGGGCAGGAACCCCAGCCGCTCGCCGGCCTCGACCGCGGGGCGGCAGAGCACGAGGCGCCGCACCTGCCGCGCGGCGAGCATCTCCACGGCCATCGCCACGGCGAGGTAGGTCTTGCCGGTCCCGGCGGGGCCGATGGCGAAGACCAGCTCGTTGCGGCGGATCGCGTCGAGGTAGGCGCGCTGGTGCGCGCTGCGCGGCACGACGGCGC of bacterium contains these proteins:
- a CDS encoding PhoH family protein, yielding MSEGTDEGQSNAPRVGLPPEVFRAVLGDFDAHLRLIEQAFGVALAARGGEIVVLGETEAAEAAAALLRQLGGLVEGGFRLAPSDVAVACRLLLETPEASLSDHFLRGGLRGPGRRAVVPRSAHQRAYLDAIRRNELVFAIGPAGTGKTYLAVAMAVEMLAARQVRRLVLCRPAVEAGERLGFLPGDLAQKVDPYLRPLYDALYDIWDERSRKMIEQGVIEVAPLAFMRGRTLNDSFVILDEAQNTTPEQMKMFLTRIGEGSRAVVTGDITQVDLPTGKTSGLVDARDLVAGIEGIAIVQFAKEDVVRHALVQRIVQAYEARDDERRASAEGPEAADAPALAATAAPDDPEAGGDGDGKGLA
- the ybeY gene encoding rRNA maturation RNase YbeY — its product is MRVTIVAGGEAPAAAKAAARTTLGAAGKALDVGPGDVVLRFVDEEEIHALNREWRGKDRPTDVLSFPSGAVAPDGRRHIGDIALCYAVARRQASKRRHSAEREAALLALHGLIHLLGYDHETDNGEMEALERRLRRELLPPR
- a CDS encoding hemolysin family protein produces the protein MPVPPVPAAPVDGAAALWWAAFGVALLVYLALALAVGARLVAGHLAAERVVAARGLDEPLDPGSRAWNALMLARSLAGFASVLTLALGPLRGHALLAGALGAVGVALVGRIAESALAPRAPERILRAAAPLLRLVDALLGPATTPLARAHERQVERRRGDARREDDEEAREEQLEEYIRDAEEGGILEKEESALLREIVDAGDVTVREVMTPRVEVVAVSADATLAAAAEVFSSSRHSRLLVHDGGLDQIVGVLPVRDLLPHLAPVGGDVRARSLARPALHVPATKKVLELLRELQEERQQIAVVVDEYGGTAGIVSLEDLVEEIVGEIRDEHEPDEEPIRADGKGALLVDGLVPLEEFEERTGKELTAEGVETVGGLVFARLGRLPRLGDVVEAAPGLRLEVTRLRGRRVAQVRAVRVEENP
- the era gene encoding GTPase Era, translating into MDEISLDPTGFPVERPVPPDHRSGFVALVGRANVGKSTLLNQLVGRKVAIVSAVPQTTRTRVLGVRTTPNAQIAFIDSPGLHKPQHQMGELMNEAARSAAADADVIVVVVDASTGIGPGDVFVLEQLDPARESRPVLMALNKVDLMNKGKLLPMIERAVSEFHVRDVVPVSALSGDNCDELLKVATALLPLGPPLYPDDFVTDQDDRRFVAEIIREKLLVGLRQEVPHSVAVAIERMERRDDGLAEIHAAILVERDSQKAIVIGAHGARLKEVGTKARLELESVLGTRVFLRLWVKVREDWRDKISVLRELGMYPE